The Pithys albifrons albifrons isolate INPA30051 chromosome 5, PitAlb_v1, whole genome shotgun sequence genomic interval ACTGCCTGGATTGGCAGCTTAGAGAGAACTGCAACAGTCCTGCGTGACAGGGAGGACTCAGCCAGTCACCTCCAGAGCCAAAGGGATTGCTGCACATCCTCCAGGGAGGAGCCTTGTTCCTGCCTTCACTCAGACATGCCAAAGCCTTGGTTTCATTTCTAATTTCCCATTTTCACATGGGTTTGACAGGAGTGTTTGCAGATTGACCCCGACGACAGACCGTCCTGCGCCGAACTCTTGCAGCGTGATTTCTTTACCAAGGATGGGTTTGCTGAGAGGTAAAGCAGCTCATTTCTTGCTCAGAGCAGCCTCAGATTATAAAGAAGTGAAGCAGTTGTGCTTTTAGCTGGCACACTGGGTTTGCAGAGCTGACAGCTGCTCAGTGTCttgggtttctttgggtttaGCCTTGCTGGAAACAGGAGAGCAGTTGGAAGGGAACACGTTGGAGTGGCACGTTCAGCTTGTTGTGACATTAATTCATCAGTGTGTGCACTCAGTGTCACACCATTTTGGGTAGTACAGTCTTAATACTGGTCACTCTCTGCACCAGTCTGGAATACAAACAGCTTTATTGCTGTGATGTGAAAAATGTGTGCTcaagattttgtttattttattgtatcCATCATATTTGACTTCCCATTAGTTAAAAAGCATGGTTTGTTTGATTACTTAAAAGTCTGTAGAAGCCTGGGCTGAACAATTGATGATGATGTTAAGattactgttttttttccccctttctccttATTTGGAATGTAGATTTACTCAGGAGCTTAAATTAAAGATCCAGAAAGATGCCAGAGACCAtcagttacaaaaaaaatccaaaatcagCAAAAAGGACAAAGACAATgttttggaagaaagaaaattgttcAGTGTCCAGGTtagtccattttttttccatacctgtttttcatttttttttcatgtttcaaagtttataaaaatataaattcatgCAGGAGTTTAAATACCTGGGAAATAGCTCAGGGGTCTTCATGTGGCTCTTTGGCCAGTCCCTTGCAGGTGAACTACATGGTGATGCAGTTCCTGCAAATACAGAgctgaagggagaaaaaactgGGAAGCATAAGTCATGTTGAATCATGGGAACATGCTTTATGCTGCTCTTTACCTGTTTTAAAGCCTTGTCtctacagtaaaaataaaaaaaattaaaaaataaaaaaattagaaataaaacattttgctttcagttgGGTACTAAGGAGGCTTTGCAATGACTTTGAGATGACATTGGGctcagtttttatttaatgCCTTTGGAAGTGGCACAGGATAAGGCTGTTCTTCCTCCATCATTTCTGGTTCTGTTCTGAAGTGACTTGTTTACAGAGGGTGCTGAACTCTGCCCAAAGTTTCCTCCCATTTGATGGAAAACAGGTTTTCTAATAGGAACAATTCCATCTCCATCAGATCCTTGCAGAATCCTGCATGTTttggcttttgattttttttcccctgtatgCACTGCTGTTGGCTGCTTTTTTACCATGCCTGGCAGAGAAAGATGATGCTGATCTTCCCAACAGGATTTTGGCCCAAGGAACAGAGATGCAAAGTTACTGAAGACGAGGTACTCTAAAGCTGATGCAGAGCAAGCAGATCGATCCTCCACCCTGAGCTTCCTCTACGACAGCGCCATCAACCCGTTTAAAATCAGCCCTCAGACCAGCCTGAAGGattccagcagcagcctggacTACACCAAGAACACGGGCAGAGTTATCCTTCCCATCAACCAGAGCTTTTCTCCGACCTTTGGGATGGGTCCTATGCCTGGGAGCCTGAACTACAGGtatgggagcagagctgggagagttTGTGTCCATCATCCCTGTTGCTGAGGGACTGCCTTGTCCTGAGCACTGCAGGGTGATGATGGGGGAGCACAAGATGGGACCTTGGGATATCTTGCATTTGTTGTTGTTATATTCCCCATGTTACCTCAATTAATACAaagtttggggtgtttttgatCACAGACTGGATGAGAAGAGTAAAAAATACTGGAATCCACTGCTAAAGCAAGGGAGGCTTTCTCCAGTGGGCCCTTGCAGTGTCAGCTTGACTCCGGTGAGTCATCTGTCTTTGTCCCTTggcaaagcagaaataaaactctGAACTCAATTATGTGTTTTATTGTCAAGAATTCCATCTGTTCCATCCCTCACCATAGCTCCCAActagaaatactgttttctttaccccatttttttcctacaggcttgttgtttgttttcctttgctaatAGTTCTATAAAACACATTTAATGTCAGGAAACAAATTTAAATGATGGGAGCAGTGCAGCACAGGATATCTGAGATTTGGAATATATCCATGGCCTCCTGCCTGGCCAGGAAAAGCAGACCATGTAGCTGTGCTACTGCAGCAGAACTGAGGGTTTGGATTTAATGTGGTTAGGGCCTTCTCTAGTCATGCCATGAAGGCATTAAAAATTGATAAGGAAAACAAGTGAAATGGAAATTTTCCACTGCTCTCACTACCTGGGCACGATTCTTCCTGTGCCACAAGgaacatttgcttttttccagaTAACTAATCCCAGCCATTCTCCAAGTGGTGTGTTTTATCTCTCCAAAACCAGCCTCACTTAGatgattgcttttattttgctgttgctttttcatttttattagtgTGTAAATGACCCCTGAGCAGGTTGAATTCCTTCACACACATCAGAGTCTTTTCTTGTACAGATTCCAACTACAGCAAAACACTGTTGATGCTTTTTTTAAGCTTGAAAataggtttattttttctgtattttcatgagCTGATCCTTATGATTACAGGTTACTAATGAAAAAACCACCCTTCAGGCAAGTAGGAAAAAATGGGAATTCTCCAAGCCAAATGTGCATTTGCCAGAACTAAATCATCGCCCCGAGCTGAGAGGAGTGGAAGGTGAGAGCCTTGATGTCCTCTAAATAAAACCTGGTACCAAAATAAGGGGCAAGCAGCTCTTATTTCCTTAACCCTGCATGCCTTGGCTGTGTTTTGCAGAGTGGCATCCCAGATTCCTGAAGAAGGAGAACAGAACAATTCCAGAGTCCCGAGTCCCCTCCCTGGCCACTATCGACCTTCATAACTCAAGCCTGTCCTCACAGCAGGTATCCAAGCAATAAACtggtttgtgctgctctgcacttGTTTGCTTTGTGACTTTCAACAGCACAGCCCACACATTTCCAGTGTGACTCTTACCAGGAGCAGAATTTGCCTTGGGATCTTAACTGTCTTATGCTGGGGGAGCATTTTTTGACCACAGAACAGCTTTGTTTTAAGTTGCCATTGCATGCATCCCTACCAGGTGGCTTGTGATGGTTCTTTCCATTGATCCTATGCTTGGATATTGATCCTGTGTCTTTCTTTTCCAATTTCCAGCTGTCAGGGCCCTTGATGCCAGAGGCATCAGAAGCCAGTTTCCCCAGAGCTGAACATTAGCCTTGGGGAGAAGATCCTACCTGTAAAAGGTGGGCTTGAATTCCTGCTATGCAGCCTTCTGACAGATAGTTCCATGAACACTTGCCTAGTTGGGAAGTACAAGGGGAAAATTCTTTTATGCTTCACATCCTTGGTCAGGACATGTAGCTATGACAGACTCTGGTAAATCAATTTTCTAagctgaggggctgggcagtgggtgTTGGAAATGGAGCAGCTCACAAAGCTGGGGTTGGGCAAGTTGatagaacaacaaaaaaaggggaAACTGGCTGCCTGCAtgtgaggagggggaaaaagaactCCAGTTATCTGCTTTATGAAACACAGAGATGTAAGTACACAGCTTCAGCAAGGTAAGGATGTgtaataaatcaaaacaaagcctGTCACAAGGAGCACCTCTGTGTTTTTGTTACCCTGTCTTGAGCAtcattctgcttttctcctcttgaTACAGGTGACTGAATAGTGGGAACAACCCAGCTGAGTTTCCAGGGGCTGAAGCTGCCAGGTCTctgcaggggagaggaggaTCCCTTACTCTGTTGGCACTGCCATGGAAGTGGCTCAGGTCCAGGCTGAggacagctggcactgccaacGCTGCTGGATTTCTTGCATGCAAAGAGCCCCTGAAATGTTGACT includes:
- the CDKL2 gene encoding cyclin-dependent kinase-like 2 isoform X2; translated protein: MEKYQVLGLVGEGSYGVVTKCRNKESGQIVAVKKFLESEEDAAVRKIAAREIKLLKQLRHENLVNLLEVCKRKKRWYLVFEFVDHTVLDDLEASPKGLDNERVRKYLFQIMRGVAFCHSHNIIHRDIKPENILVSQSGVVKLCDFGFARPLAASGEVYTDYVATRWYRAPELLVGDSKYGKAVDIWAIGTVITEMLTGEPLFPGDSDIDQLYHITKCLGNLIPRHQELFYKNPLFAGMRLPEVKEVESLDKRYPKLSAAVLDLAKECLQIDPDDRPSCAELLQRDFFTKDGFAERFTQELKLKIQKDARDHQLQKKSKISKKDKDNVLEERKLFSVQDFGPRNRDAKLLKTRYSKADAEQADRSSTLSFLYDSAINPFKISPQTSLKDSSSSLDYTKNTGRVILPINQSFSPTFGMGPMPGSLNYRLDEKSKKYWNPLLKQGRLSPVGPCSVSLTPVTNEKTTLQASRKKWEFSKPNVHLPELNHRPELRGVEEWHPRFLKKENRTIPESRVPSLATIDLHNSSLSSQQVTE
- the CDKL2 gene encoding cyclin-dependent kinase-like 2 isoform X1 — its product is MEKYQVLGLVGEGSYGVVTKCRNKESGQIVAVKKFLESEEDAAVRKIAAREIKLLKQLRHENLVNLLEVCKRKKRWYLVFEFVDHTVLDDLEASPKGLDNERVRKYLFQIMRGVAFCHSHNIIHRDIKPENILVSQSGVVKLCDFGFARPLAASGEVYTDYVATRWYRAPELLVGDSKYGKAVDIWAIGTVITEMLTGEPLFPGDSDIDQLYHITKCLGNLIPRHQELFYKNPLFAGMRLPEVKEVESLDKRYPKLSAAVLDLAKECLQIDPDDRPSCAELLQRDFFTKDGFAERFTQELKLKIQKDARDHQLQKKSKISKKDKDNVLEERKLFSVQDFGPRNRDAKLLKTRYSKADAEQADRSSTLSFLYDSAINPFKISPQTSLKDSSSSLDYTKNTGRVILPINQSFSPTFGMGPMPGSLNYRLDEKSKKYWNPLLKQGRLSPVGPCSVSLTPVTNEKTTLQASRKKWEFSKPNVHLPELNHRPELRGVEEWHPRFLKKENRTIPESRVPSLATIDLHNSSLSSQQLSGPLMPEASEASFPRAEH